The proteins below come from a single Beutenbergia cavernae DSM 12333 genomic window:
- a CDS encoding class I SAM-dependent methyltransferase, whose amino-acid sequence MPEDRIARDAGRDLFGADPAAYLQARPGYPDWVYDELVERCGLRPGTATFEIGPGPGTATGRLLELGADPLVAVEPDARLATFLRERFPDAPLDVVAASFEDAPLELGAFDLGVSFTAFHWLPEEAALAEVARLLRPGGWWAACWNVFGDDALPDPFHDATTQLLRGPTGPAAGTRGTPFGIDTDARLDALRRADAFDVVDARTSTWSLELDAERTVALYATFSNVVVRPDAGHVLAELGRIAREEFGGRVVRNMTTSLVLGRRRG is encoded by the coding sequence ATGCCCGAGGACCGGATCGCCCGCGACGCGGGCCGCGACCTGTTCGGCGCGGACCCGGCGGCCTACCTGCAGGCGCGACCCGGGTACCCCGACTGGGTCTACGACGAGCTCGTCGAGCGGTGCGGGCTGCGGCCCGGTACCGCGACGTTCGAGATCGGCCCGGGGCCCGGTACGGCGACCGGGCGCCTGCTCGAGCTCGGCGCCGACCCGCTCGTCGCCGTCGAGCCCGACGCCCGGCTGGCCACGTTCCTCCGCGAACGCTTCCCCGACGCCCCGCTCGACGTCGTCGCCGCCTCCTTCGAGGATGCCCCGCTCGAGCTCGGCGCGTTCGACCTCGGCGTGAGCTTCACCGCCTTCCACTGGCTACCGGAGGAGGCGGCTCTGGCCGAGGTCGCACGGCTGCTCCGTCCGGGCGGTTGGTGGGCGGCGTGCTGGAACGTGTTCGGCGACGACGCGCTGCCGGACCCGTTCCACGACGCGACGACGCAGCTGCTGCGCGGCCCGACCGGTCCGGCCGCCGGGACGCGAGGGACGCCGTTCGGCATCGACACCGACGCCCGGCTCGACGCGCTGCGCCGAGCGGACGCGTTCGACGTCGTCGACGCGCGCACGTCCACGTGGTCGCTCGAGCTGGATGCCGAGCGCACCGTCGCGCTCTACGCGACCTTCTCGAACGTCGTCGTGCGGCCCGACGCCGGGCACGTGCTCGCCGAGCTGGGGCGGATCGCACGCGAGGAGTTCGGCGGCCGCGTCGTGCGGAACATGACCACGAGCCTCGTCCTGGGTCGGCGCCGCGGCTGA